A section of the Streptomyces sp. NBC_01591 genome encodes:
- a CDS encoding GlxA family transcriptional regulator codes for MHHIGVLALEGVVPFELGIPARIFGAARDGTGNRLYSVTTCSLDGHPVRTEADYQLTVSHDASLLTTVDTVVIPPSHALGPIREEGRLPDPLREALAAIRPETRIVAICTGTYVLAAAGLLDGRPATTHWREADRLQRMFPTARINPDVLFIDDGEILTSAGVAAGIDLCLHIVRRDHGSEIANEVARSCVVPPWRDGGQAQYIQRPVPDPTAPGTAPTQAWIMEHLAEPVTLADMAAHANVSVRTFTRRFRDEVGTSPGQWLVRQRVDLARHLLETTDWPVDLVAGRAGFGTGVSLRQHLHAAIGITPQAYRRTFRPTPATLGGG; via the coding sequence ATGCACCACATTGGCGTTCTGGCCCTGGAAGGTGTCGTCCCCTTCGAGCTCGGCATCCCCGCGCGGATCTTCGGCGCCGCCCGCGACGGCACGGGCAACCGGCTCTACTCCGTGACCACGTGCAGCCTGGACGGCCACCCCGTCCGCACCGAGGCCGACTACCAGCTCACCGTCTCCCACGACGCCTCCCTGCTGACCACCGTCGACACCGTCGTCATCCCGCCCTCCCACGCGCTGGGCCCCATTCGCGAGGAGGGCCGCCTGCCCGACCCCCTGCGCGAGGCCCTGGCCGCCATCCGCCCCGAAACCCGGATCGTGGCGATCTGCACCGGCACCTACGTGCTGGCCGCCGCGGGGCTGCTAGACGGCCGCCCCGCCACTACCCACTGGCGCGAAGCCGACCGCCTGCAGCGCATGTTCCCCACCGCGCGCATCAACCCTGACGTCCTCTTCATCGACGACGGCGAGATCCTCACCTCTGCCGGGGTCGCCGCCGGAATCGACCTGTGCCTGCACATCGTCCGCCGCGACCACGGCAGCGAAATCGCCAACGAGGTCGCCCGCTCGTGCGTCGTACCGCCCTGGCGCGACGGCGGACAGGCTCAGTACATCCAGCGCCCCGTCCCCGACCCCACTGCCCCCGGCACCGCCCCCACACAGGCGTGGATCATGGAACACCTCGCCGAACCCGTCACTCTGGCCGATATGGCCGCCCACGCCAACGTCAGCGTGCGCACCTTCACCCGCCGCTTCCGCGACGAGGTCGGCACCAGCCCCGGCCAGTGGCTCGTCCGCCAGCGCGTCGACCTGGCCCGGCACCTGCTGGAGACCACTGACTGGCCCGTCGACCTGGTCGCCGGCCGCGCCGGATTCGGCACCGGTGTCTCCCTGCGCCAGCACCTTCATGCCGCCATCGGGATCACACCCCAGGCATACCGCCGCACCTTCCGCCCCACCCCCGCAACGCTGGGGGGTGGCTAG
- a CDS encoding IS4 family transposase has translation MPFHHVLSAPVVAITRTVTVAAGRFAPGHLGELTAVVPFELVDAVLEETRSIQRRLRDLPSRVGVYFLLAMCLFPEVGYRLVWDKLAAGLDGVSVAGPTPKALRDLRRRLGAAPVRALFEVLAGPLARPTTPGVRFGPFRTVSFDGCSSQKVADSERNRGWLGRTSHHGYPTMELMTLVETGTRALIGAVFGPPSGGETGYASRLLHLLRPDMLVLWDKGFDGNSFLAAVNATGAQVLGRLRANRRTPVLTRLGDGSYLSVIGTEKVRVIDATITVTCAGGTVFAGSYRLVTTLTDARRYPAAVLAGLYHQRWEHESAYYALRHTIMNGRVLRSGDPAGVEQEMWALLTLYQTLRTVMVEAAESLPGTDPDRCCFTVALQTARDQVVQAAAVITDPVDAGRPGLIGHRILTRLLPPRRQRVSTRKVKSPMSRYSTRHEDGRPDNTCTVTGLDINILEPPESHPQLPAVSRDDRHTALAKRRRHRILALLEKDPDRLWRLQMGRDRPHPQTRPRPLRRHNMDPNSPCVTSENANYPALGPHP, from the coding sequence TTGCCGTTTCATCATGTCCTTTCGGCCCCGGTAGTGGCCATCACCCGTACGGTCACCGTGGCGGCGGGCCGGTTCGCGCCGGGGCATCTGGGCGAGCTGACAGCCGTCGTGCCGTTTGAGCTGGTCGACGCGGTCCTGGAGGAGACGCGGTCGATACAGCGGCGACTGCGTGATCTCCCGTCGCGGGTGGGGGTGTACTTCCTGCTCGCGATGTGCCTGTTCCCCGAGGTCGGATACCGGTTGGTCTGGGACAAGCTGGCGGCGGGCCTGGACGGGGTTTCGGTGGCCGGTCCGACGCCGAAGGCCCTGCGTGATCTGCGCCGTCGGCTTGGAGCCGCACCGGTTCGGGCACTGTTCGAGGTGCTGGCCGGTCCGCTGGCCCGGCCGACGACACCGGGGGTGCGATTCGGTCCGTTCCGGACGGTGTCGTTCGACGGGTGCAGTTCACAGAAGGTCGCCGACTCCGAGCGGAACCGGGGCTGGCTGGGGCGGACGTCTCACCACGGCTATCCGACCATGGAGTTGATGACGCTGGTCGAGACCGGGACCAGGGCGCTCATCGGCGCGGTGTTCGGGCCACCGTCCGGCGGCGAAACCGGTTACGCCTCACGGCTACTGCATCTGCTGCGGCCGGACATGCTGGTCCTGTGGGACAAGGGCTTCGACGGCAACAGCTTCCTCGCTGCCGTGAACGCGACCGGCGCTCAGGTGCTGGGCCGGCTCCGGGCCAACCGCCGCACTCCGGTCCTGACGCGTCTCGGTGACGGCTCGTACCTGTCGGTGATCGGTACGGAGAAAGTCCGTGTCATCGACGCGACCATCACGGTGACCTGCGCGGGCGGGACCGTCTTCGCAGGCTCCTACCGGCTGGTCACTACCCTGACCGACGCCCGCCGCTACCCGGCGGCCGTGCTGGCAGGTCTCTACCACCAGCGGTGGGAACACGAATCGGCGTACTACGCGCTCCGCCACACGATCATGAACGGGCGCGTCCTGCGTTCGGGCGACCCGGCCGGCGTCGAACAGGAGATGTGGGCCCTGCTCACTCTCTACCAGACCCTGCGGACCGTGATGGTCGAGGCCGCGGAGTCGCTGCCGGGCACCGACCCGGACCGCTGCTGCTTCACCGTCGCCCTCCAGACCGCCCGTGACCAGGTCGTCCAGGCCGCCGCCGTCATCACCGACCCCGTCGATGCCGGTCGTCCCGGACTGATCGGCCACCGGATCCTGACCCGCCTCCTCCCGCCCAGACGCCAGCGGGTCAGCACCCGCAAGGTCAAGTCACCGATGTCCCGCTACAGCACCCGCCACGAGGACGGCAGGCCCGACAACACCTGCACCGTCACCGGTCTCGACATCAACATCCTCGAGCCTCCGGAATCCCACCCTCAGCTCCCCGCCGTCTCCCGCGACGACCGGCACACCGCCCTCGCCAAGCGCCGCCGGCACCGAATCCTGGCCCTGCTCGAGAAGGACCCCGACCGCCTCTGGCGCCTCCAGATGGGCCGAGACCGGCCTCATCCACAAACTCGGCCCCGGCCTCTACGCCGCCACAACATGGACCCCAACTCCCCTTGCGTGACCAGCGAAAACGCTAACTACCCGGCCTTGGGCCCTCACCCCTGA
- a CDS encoding IS3 family transposase (programmed frameshift), producing the protein MVMKHYSAEFKADAVALYESRPEATIKQVAADLGINPETLRNWIRVAGSGCPRGRRSTAPSSAPVVPSALEAEVAALRRENAELKKEREILRKAARYFGGGDGLVNRCQFVEDHQRRYGVKRLCRVLGLARSTFYYWRRTASLRAARQAADARLATLIRTVHRASDGTYGVPRITAELRDGGEVVNHKRVARVMKAIGLAGLRLRRRHRTTVPDLTVAKVPALIGRDFTATDVNTKYVGDITYLPLSGGTFRYLATVIDLASRRLAGWAIADHMRADLVIDALHAAERTRGNLTGAIFHSDHGAQYCSRAFADACREAGVTQSMSAVGSSADNALAESFNATCKRETLQGRRAWDTEHEAHLDLLRWLHRYNTVRRHSRLGHRSPIAYERALRTTSTTLAESA; encoded by the exons GTGGTCATGAAGCACTACTCCGCCGAGTTCAAGGCGGATGCGGTCGCGTTGTACGAGTCGCGGCCGGAAGCGACGATCAAGCAGGTTGCCGCGGACCTGGGGATCAACCCGGAGACCCTGCGGAACTGGATCCGGGTGGCCGGCTCCGGCTGCCCGCGGGGCCGCCGTTCGACCGCCCCGTCTTCAGCCCCGGTAGTGCCGTCGGCGCTGGAAGCCGAGGTCGCCGCCCTGCGACGGGAAAACGCCGAGCTGAAGAAGGAACGCGAGATCCTGCGCAAGGCGGCCCGCTATTTCG GCGGCGGAGACGGGCTGGTGAACCGCTGCCAGTTCGTTGAGGACCACCAGCGCCGATACGGCGTGAAGCGGTTGTGCCGTGTGCTGGGCCTGGCCCGGTCGACCTTCTACTACTGGCGCCGGACGGCGTCGCTGCGGGCAGCCCGGCAGGCGGCCGACGCACGGCTTGCCACCCTGATACGCACCGTCCACCGAGCCTCGGACGGCACCTACGGTGTCCCGAGGATCACCGCCGAGCTTCGCGACGGGGGTGAGGTGGTGAACCACAAACGCGTCGCCCGGGTCATGAAGGCCATCGGCCTGGCCGGGCTCCGCCTGCGCCGCCGGCACCGCACCACCGTCCCCGACCTCACCGTCGCGAAGGTCCCGGCCCTGATCGGCCGCGACTTCACCGCCACCGACGTCAACACCAAGTACGTCGGCGACATCACCTATCTGCCGCTGAGCGGCGGGACGTTCCGCTACCTGGCGACCGTGATCGACCTCGCCTCGCGGCGCCTGGCGGGGTGGGCGATCGCCGACCACATGCGGGCCGACCTCGTCATCGACGCCCTGCATGCGGCCGAACGGACCCGCGGCAATCTCACCGGCGCCATTTTCCACAGCGATCACGGGGCCCAGTACTGCAGCCGGGCCTTCGCCGATGCCTGCCGCGAAGCCGGCGTCACCCAGTCCATGAGCGCGGTCGGCTCCAGCGCGGACAACGCACTCGCCGAGTCGTTCAACGCGACCTGCAAACGGGAGACCCTCCAAGGCCGCCGGGCCTGGGACACCGAGCACGAGGCCCACCTGGACCTCCTCCGCTGGCTCCACCGATACAACACCGTCCGACGCCACTCCCGCCTCGGACATCGCAGCCCCATCGCCTACGAGCGAGCACTCCGAACAACATCAACTACGCTGGCCGAATCCGCATAA
- a CDS encoding SpoIIE family protein phosphatase — translation MRGPAVPASAAGPGKGLLDAVLVDVMRDTGASVGLVFLLPPGERVLRLVLASGMSREIAAPWARVPINAAIPVADAVRQRCLVWLGSQEEIARRYPRVGIVLPYDFRVAAAPITDGTTVWGGIVLLWPVRHPAQLSAAEQETITACCRRAAPLLQQAADSGRPLGFADEPRLLPALHSREADSARAVAALDCAERLPVGCCALDLDGRLTYINPAGAGLVGAGAASLLGKRPWEVLLWLYDPVFEDRYREAVVSRQPTSFTARRPPDIRLSFQLYPHDSGISVHITPTAGDPTATAAKAAAPSPAGLVGATGLYHLTHLATALAEAVSVQDVVELAADQIVPAFGPKALALLTVNDGRLRITGYRGYSPELMDRFDAAPLTSDIPAAHVITTGVASFFATFTDLKRAYPPAVHQDEMAGWAFLPLIVSGRPVGSLVLAYDQPRPFPPAERAMLTSLTGLIAQALDRARLYDANHTLAHTLQTGLLPHTLPRLTGFDVAARYRPAGHGMDIGGDFYDLIVCTPTTAAAVIGDVQGHNTTAAALMGQVRTAVHAYAATASASPGAVLACTNRLLADLDPGLFASCLIAHLDHTHHRALLATAGHPPALLRHPDGHTDILRVPPGLLLGIDPDADYPTTEIPLPPGAVLALYTDGLVETPGTDIDDATNTLAGHLAAAEPENLDALADVLLHHAEQSAPGADPMRVLAIKPLV, via the coding sequence ATGCGGGGCCCTGCTGTCCCTGCAAGTGCTGCCGGCCCCGGAAAGGGGCTGCTGGATGCGGTCCTGGTCGACGTCATGCGGGATACCGGCGCATCGGTGGGCCTGGTGTTTCTGCTGCCGCCGGGGGAGCGGGTGCTGCGGCTGGTGCTGGCTTCCGGGATGTCCCGGGAGATCGCCGCTCCCTGGGCCCGTGTTCCCATCAATGCGGCGATCCCGGTGGCGGACGCCGTGCGCCAGAGGTGCCTGGTCTGGCTGGGCAGCCAGGAGGAGATCGCCCGCCGCTACCCCCGGGTCGGCATCGTCCTGCCGTACGACTTCAGGGTCGCCGCAGCCCCGATCACCGACGGCACCACCGTGTGGGGCGGCATCGTGCTGCTGTGGCCCGTCCGGCACCCGGCGCAGCTCAGTGCGGCCGAGCAGGAGACGATCACCGCCTGCTGCCGGCGCGCGGCACCGCTCTTGCAACAGGCCGCCGACAGCGGCCGTCCGCTGGGGTTCGCCGACGAACCCCGTCTGCTGCCTGCGCTGCACTCCCGCGAGGCCGACTCGGCCCGGGCCGTGGCCGCCCTGGACTGTGCCGAGCGGCTGCCCGTGGGCTGCTGCGCGCTCGATCTGGACGGCCGACTCACCTACATCAACCCCGCCGGCGCCGGACTGGTCGGTGCCGGTGCCGCCTCCCTGCTGGGCAAACGCCCATGGGAGGTACTTCTGTGGCTGTACGACCCGGTGTTCGAAGACCGCTACCGGGAGGCGGTGGTCTCCCGGCAGCCCACCTCCTTCACCGCCAGGCGTCCGCCCGACATCCGGCTGTCCTTCCAGCTCTACCCTCATGACAGCGGCATCAGCGTCCACATCACCCCCACCGCCGGGGATCCGACCGCCACAGCGGCCAAGGCCGCGGCCCCATCCCCCGCCGGGCTCGTCGGCGCGACGGGGCTGTACCACCTGACGCACCTTGCCACCGCCCTAGCCGAGGCCGTCAGCGTGCAGGACGTGGTCGAACTTGCCGCCGACCAGATCGTGCCGGCCTTCGGCCCGAAGGCGCTGGCTCTTCTCACGGTGAACGACGGACGGCTGCGGATCACCGGCTACCGAGGCTACAGCCCGGAACTAATGGACCGCTTCGACGCGGCCCCCCTGACCTCTGACATCCCCGCTGCACATGTCATCACCACAGGTGTGGCCAGCTTCTTCGCCACCTTCACCGATCTCAAGAGGGCCTACCCTCCTGCCGTGCACCAGGACGAGATGGCAGGCTGGGCCTTCCTCCCCCTGATCGTGTCAGGACGCCCGGTCGGCTCCCTGGTCCTCGCCTACGACCAGCCTCGGCCCTTCCCGCCCGCCGAGCGGGCCATGCTCACGTCATTGACCGGCCTGATCGCCCAGGCCTTGGACCGCGCCCGCCTCTACGACGCCAACCACACTCTCGCCCACACCCTGCAGACCGGACTGCTGCCGCACACCCTCCCGCGCCTCACTGGCTTTGACGTCGCCGCCCGCTACCGGCCAGCCGGTCACGGCATGGACATCGGCGGCGACTTCTACGACCTCATCGTCTGCACACCCACGACGGCCGCCGCGGTGATCGGCGACGTGCAAGGCCACAACACCACCGCCGCCGCCCTCATGGGACAGGTCCGCACCGCCGTCCACGCCTACGCCGCCACCGCCAGCGCCTCCCCCGGCGCGGTCCTCGCCTGCACCAACCGCCTCCTGGCCGACCTCGACCCCGGCCTGTTCGCCAGCTGCCTCATCGCCCACCTCGACCACACCCACCACCGCGCGCTTCTCGCCACGGCCGGACACCCCCCGGCCCTGCTCCGCCACCCCGACGGGCACACCGACATCCTTCGCGTGCCGCCAGGGCTGCTGCTGGGCATCGACCCGGACGCCGACTACCCCACCACCGAGATCCCCCTCCCTCCCGGCGCCGTCCTCGCCCTGTACACCGACGGACTCGTCGAAACCCCCGGCACCGACATCGACGACGCCACCAACACGCTCGCCGGCCACCTGGCAGCAGCGGAACCCGAGAACCTCGACGCCCTCGCCGATGTCCTCCTCCACCACGCCGAACAATCCGCGCCGGGTGCAGATCCAATGAGGGTTCTGGCGATCAAGCCGCTGGTATGA